Proteins co-encoded in one Arthrobacter sp. ERGS1:01 genomic window:
- a CDS encoding MmgE/PrpD family protein encodes MVIQHNVRVYKSEEKLPREDQLAFKIAKVAADPVAVTPEVTDMIINRVIDNASVAIASLNRGPIVAARAQALTHAPSTGGAGASVFGITEKVSPEWAAWANGVAVRELDYHDTFLAAEYSHPGDNIPPILAVAQHTGASGADLVRAIATGYEIQVDLVKAICLHQHKIDHVAHLGPSAAAGIGTLLNLEVETIFQAVGQGLHTTTATRQSRKGEISTWKAHAPAFAGKMAVEAADRAMRGQTSPVPIYEGEDGVIAWMLDGPDASYTVPLPADGEAKRAILDTYTKEHSAEYQAQAWIDLARKLHGEHPEVTDPANVASVLIKTSHHTHYVIGSGANDPQKYDPTASRETLDHSIPYIFTVALQDGRWHHVDSYSPERAGRADTVELWHKVTTEEDAEWTRRYHSLDIAEKAFGGTLEITLNDGTLITESIAVADAHPLGARPFARAQYINKFRTLAAGLVEPAEIDRFIAAAENLPHLAAGELGQLNITAAPGVVDLANAPRGLF; translated from the coding sequence ATGGTTATCCAACACAACGTCCGCGTGTACAAGAGCGAAGAGAAGCTGCCCCGCGAGGACCAGCTTGCCTTCAAGATCGCCAAAGTTGCCGCCGATCCCGTTGCCGTCACCCCGGAGGTGACCGACATGATCATCAACCGCGTCATCGACAACGCCTCGGTCGCGATCGCCTCCCTGAACCGCGGGCCCATCGTCGCAGCCCGTGCGCAGGCACTGACCCACGCCCCGTCCACGGGAGGCGCCGGCGCCTCCGTCTTCGGCATCACGGAGAAGGTCTCCCCCGAATGGGCGGCCTGGGCCAACGGTGTGGCCGTCCGTGAACTGGACTACCACGACACCTTCCTGGCCGCAGAATACTCCCACCCGGGCGACAACATCCCGCCGATCCTCGCCGTCGCCCAGCACACCGGCGCGTCCGGAGCGGACCTTGTCCGCGCCATCGCCACCGGTTACGAAATCCAGGTCGACCTCGTCAAAGCCATCTGCCTGCACCAGCACAAGATCGACCACGTGGCGCACCTGGGCCCCTCGGCGGCCGCCGGCATCGGCACCCTGCTGAACCTCGAGGTCGAGACCATCTTCCAGGCCGTGGGCCAGGGCCTGCACACCACCACGGCCACCCGCCAGTCCCGCAAGGGCGAGATCTCCACCTGGAAGGCCCACGCCCCCGCCTTTGCCGGCAAGATGGCCGTGGAGGCCGCCGACCGCGCCATGCGCGGGCAGACCTCACCCGTGCCGATCTACGAGGGCGAGGACGGCGTCATCGCCTGGATGCTCGACGGCCCCGATGCCTCCTACACCGTGCCGCTGCCGGCCGACGGTGAAGCCAAGCGGGCCATCCTGGACACCTACACCAAGGAACACTCGGCCGAATACCAGGCACAGGCGTGGATCGACCTGGCCCGCAAGCTGCACGGCGAGCACCCCGAGGTCACCGACCCCGCCAACGTTGCCAGCGTGCTGATCAAGACCAGCCACCACACGCACTACGTGATCGGCTCCGGCGCCAACGATCCCCAGAAGTACGATCCCACCGCCTCGCGGGAAACCCTGGACCACTCCATCCCGTACATCTTCACGGTGGCCCTGCAGGACGGACGCTGGCACCATGTAGACTCCTACTCCCCCGAGCGTGCCGGCCGCGCCGACACCGTGGAACTGTGGCACAAGGTCACCACGGAGGAGGACGCCGAATGGACGCGCCGCTACCACTCCCTCGACATTGCCGAAAAGGCGTTCGGCGGCACCTTGGAGATCACGCTGAACGACGGCACGCTCATCACCGAATCCATCGCGGTCGCCGACGCCCACCCGCTGGGCGCCCGGCCGTTCGCCCGCGCCCAGTACATCAACAAGTTCCGCACCCTGGCCGCCGGCCTCGTGGAGCCGGCCGAGATTGACCGTTTCATCGCGGCCGCGGAGAATCTGCCCCATCTGGCCGCCGGCGAACTCGGCCAGCTGAACATCACCGCAGCCCCCGGCGTCGTCGACCTCGCCAACGCACCCAGGGGCCTGTTCTAA
- a CDS encoding GntR family transcriptional regulator yields the protein MRASEKAYATLRSDIVDWRLPPGTVLAEVELSARLGVSRTPVREALARLSAEGLAEPQSGRGVVVSEISLDHLGELFELRSALECRAAELAAVRRDPAVFRDLYEQLNDAGRLITDDDPTRYDYYRLAGELDSAIDAAVGNHYLAQALKSLRVHLVRVRRLSKDNPARLRDAAGEHAAIALAIANGNAAVASAATTVHLDNSLRHLLASRPAEPPPSGP from the coding sequence ATGCGGGCAAGCGAGAAGGCCTACGCCACCCTCCGCAGCGACATTGTGGACTGGCGCCTGCCGCCGGGCACGGTGTTGGCCGAGGTGGAACTTTCCGCCCGTTTGGGCGTCTCCCGCACTCCCGTTCGCGAGGCCCTTGCACGGCTCAGCGCCGAGGGCCTGGCCGAGCCGCAGAGTGGGCGCGGCGTGGTGGTCAGCGAGATTTCCCTGGACCATCTGGGCGAGCTTTTTGAACTGCGCTCCGCGCTGGAATGCCGGGCGGCGGAGTTGGCGGCCGTCCGCCGTGACCCCGCGGTGTTCCGGGACCTGTATGAGCAACTCAATGACGCCGGCCGGCTCATCACGGACGACGATCCCACCCGGTACGACTACTACCGGCTGGCCGGAGAATTGGACAGCGCCATTGACGCCGCCGTCGGAAACCACTACCTGGCCCAGGCGCTGAAGAGCCTGCGGGTGCACCTGGTGCGCGTGCGCAGGCTCTCCAAGGACAATCCGGCCAGGCTCCGCGATGCCGCCGGCGAACACGCCGCGATCGCCCTGGCCATCGCGAACGGCAACGCCGCCGTCGCCAGCGCCGCAACCACCGTGCACCTGGACAACAGCCTGCGCCACCTGCTCGCCTCCCGCCCCGCGGAGCCACCCCCGTCCGGGCCCTGA
- a CDS encoding IucA/IucC family protein — translation MTATLTDPFRIPPAALPADTAAPTAPSSPSAAAVAHLTAGHWATANRHLVRKALAEFAHERLITPVPVPAAGYLLASDDGAVEYRFQARLLLLDHWAIDAASIRRTRRGSGVELPLDALEFILEFRGSLGIGEDALPTYVEEVVSTLASHAYKQHAARPGSVELVRGVSGGADPAADFQAIEAAMTEGHPCFVANNGRIGFGIDDYLAYAPEAAAPVHLDWVAVHRSKAVFTASAGLDYRAHLEAELGAAALAGFDSRLSEEGLDPRDFLLMPVHPWQWRNKIAVTFAAEIALRHVVYLGSGADHYQAQQSIRTFFNTSVPERCYVKTALSVLNMGFMRGLSPQYMKATPAINDWLSTLIEQDPTLQHHGLAMLREKAALGYHNAYYEAAAGSGSPYRKMLSALWRESPLPLLGPGRQLATMASLLHVDADGVPFVSALIRRSGLAATAWLRRYLHAYLVPVVHCLFRYELAFMPHGENVILEFADGVPVRAIMKDIGEEIVLMGDAVEVPGEVSRIKAAIPEDERVLAVFTDVFDCIFRFLSAIMVEDGLLDEEAFWGTVAAVVHGYQDDHPELAASFARHDLFADTFELSCLNRLQLRNNQNMLDLADPSGGLQKAGTLVNPLAAFRRQAI, via the coding sequence ATGACCGCCACCCTGACCGACCCGTTCCGCATCCCCCCGGCCGCGTTGCCGGCGGACACCGCCGCACCCACCGCACCCTCCTCACCGTCGGCCGCCGCCGTCGCACACCTCACCGCCGGGCATTGGGCCACAGCCAACCGGCACCTGGTCCGCAAGGCGCTGGCCGAGTTCGCCCACGAACGGCTCATCACCCCGGTGCCCGTGCCCGCAGCCGGCTACCTGCTGGCCAGCGACGACGGCGCCGTCGAGTACCGCTTCCAGGCCCGCCTCCTGCTGCTGGACCACTGGGCAATCGACGCGGCGTCGATCCGGCGCACCCGGCGCGGATCCGGCGTCGAGCTGCCGTTGGACGCCTTGGAGTTCATCCTCGAATTCCGCGGGTCCCTGGGGATTGGCGAGGATGCGCTGCCCACCTATGTGGAGGAAGTCGTCAGCACCCTCGCCAGCCACGCGTACAAGCAGCACGCCGCACGGCCCGGATCCGTGGAACTGGTCCGCGGCGTGAGCGGCGGGGCCGACCCCGCGGCCGACTTCCAGGCGATCGAGGCCGCCATGACGGAGGGCCACCCCTGCTTTGTGGCCAACAACGGCCGGATTGGCTTTGGCATCGACGACTACCTCGCCTACGCCCCGGAGGCCGCCGCGCCGGTGCACCTGGACTGGGTGGCCGTGCATCGCAGCAAGGCCGTCTTCACCGCGAGCGCGGGCCTGGACTACCGGGCCCATCTTGAGGCCGAGCTGGGTGCCGCCGCCCTGGCCGGCTTCGACAGCCGTTTGTCGGAAGAGGGCCTGGATCCGCGGGACTTCCTGCTCATGCCGGTCCACCCCTGGCAGTGGCGCAACAAGATCGCTGTCACCTTTGCCGCGGAAATCGCCCTGCGGCACGTGGTCTATCTCGGTTCGGGTGCCGACCACTACCAGGCCCAGCAGTCCATCCGGACGTTCTTCAACACCTCCGTCCCCGAGCGCTGCTACGTCAAGACGGCCCTGTCGGTATTGAACATGGGCTTCATGCGCGGACTGTCCCCGCAATATATGAAGGCCACCCCCGCCATCAACGACTGGCTGTCCACCCTCATCGAACAGGACCCCACCCTGCAACACCATGGCCTGGCCATGCTGCGCGAAAAGGCCGCCCTGGGCTACCACAACGCTTACTACGAGGCGGCCGCCGGGTCCGGCTCCCCGTACCGGAAGATGCTCTCGGCGCTGTGGCGTGAAAGCCCGCTGCCGTTGCTGGGCCCGGGCCGGCAATTGGCCACCATGGCGTCCCTGCTGCATGTGGACGCCGACGGCGTGCCGTTCGTGAGTGCCCTCATCCGCCGCTCCGGGCTAGCTGCCACCGCATGGCTGCGGCGCTACCTCCACGCCTACCTGGTGCCCGTGGTCCACTGCCTGTTCCGCTACGAGCTCGCGTTCATGCCGCACGGCGAAAACGTAATCCTCGAGTTTGCCGACGGCGTGCCGGTGCGGGCCATCATGAAGGACATCGGCGAGGAGATCGTGCTGATGGGCGACGCCGTCGAGGTCCCCGGGGAGGTGTCCCGCATCAAGGCGGCGATCCCGGAGGACGAAAGGGTGCTGGCCGTCTTCACGGACGTCTTTGACTGCATCTTCCGGTTCCTGTCCGCCATCATGGTCGAGGACGGGCTCCTCGACGAGGAGGCGTTCTGGGGCACCGTGGCGGCGGTGGTGCACGGATACCAGGACGACCACCCGGAACTGGCCGCCTCCTTTGCCCGGCACGACCTCTTCGCCGACACCTTTGAGCTCTCCTGCCTGAACCGCCTGCAACTGCGCAACAACCAGAACATGCTGGATCTGGCCGACCCGTCGGGCGGGCTCCAAAAGGCCGGCACACTCGTGAATCCGCTGGCAGCCTTCCGCCGCCAGGCTATCTAG
- a CDS encoding GNAT family N-acetyltransferase encodes MTFTFRPVDAVADAPLLHSWVTRDYARFWGMQSASVVDVAAEYQGIQASGHHTALLGLDDGIPVFLMERYDPSRSPLYGLYAAKPGDVGMHLLVSPPDHPRPGFTTAVMTAVLGHLFEDPAVDRVVVEPDAANHKIQALNARLGFRHQALIRLPDKEARLSVCTRRTFNDARRHLITSSPRKEQTP; translated from the coding sequence ATGACATTCACCTTCCGTCCTGTTGATGCAGTTGCCGACGCGCCCCTGTTGCACTCCTGGGTCACCCGCGACTACGCCAGATTTTGGGGCATGCAGTCGGCCTCCGTGGTCGACGTCGCCGCCGAATACCAAGGCATCCAGGCATCCGGCCACCACACGGCGCTGCTCGGCCTGGACGACGGGATTCCGGTGTTCCTGATGGAACGCTACGACCCCTCCCGGTCCCCCCTCTACGGACTCTACGCCGCGAAACCGGGCGACGTCGGCATGCACCTGCTGGTCTCGCCGCCGGACCACCCGCGCCCGGGCTTCACCACCGCCGTCATGACGGCCGTACTGGGGCACCTCTTCGAGGATCCCGCCGTGGACCGCGTGGTGGTGGAACCGGACGCCGCCAACCACAAGATCCAGGCACTCAACGCCCGCCTCGGCTTCCGCCACCAGGCCCTGATCCGCCTGCCGGACAAGGAGGCCCGGCTGAGCGTATGCACCCGCCGGACGTTCAACGACGCCCGCCGCCACCTCATCACTTCATCCCCGCGCAAGGAGCAAACCCCATGA
- a CDS encoding lysine N(6)-hydroxylase/L-ornithine N(5)-oxygenase family protein has translation MTTTTPGHIHDVAGIGVGPFNLGLAALAAPVDGLDAVFLERRAGFDWHPGMLLESAHLQVPFMADLVTLADPTSPYSFLNHLKETGRLYPFYIRENFYPLRAEYNQYCQWVAGQLPNVRFGTDVNRVTFANGVYELHCQGPGGPEVVRARRLVLGTGTSPHIPEAAAGITDAGGLVLHNSEYLARREELVRQPSITIVGSGQSAAEIYHELLSEIDVHGYQLNWVTRSGRFFPLEYSKLTLEMTSPEYVDYFHALPPQTRDRLNAEQKNLYKGIDAELINDIHELLYTKSVAGPVRTSLLTNAALTGAAHNPEPGTHTLDFHHHEAGADFTLESAAVVLATGYSYREPAFLAGIAGRIRRDAAGRFEVGRNYGVGAVAEDIFVQNAELHTHGFVTPDLGMAAYRNSCIIRAITGREVYPVERGIAFQHFGVPQRAVVTA, from the coding sequence ATGACAACCACTACCCCGGGCCACATCCACGACGTGGCCGGAATCGGTGTGGGCCCCTTCAACCTGGGCCTGGCCGCCTTGGCCGCGCCCGTGGACGGGCTGGACGCGGTGTTCCTGGAACGCCGGGCGGGCTTTGACTGGCATCCGGGCATGCTGCTCGAGTCGGCGCACCTGCAGGTACCGTTCATGGCCGACCTCGTGACCCTGGCTGACCCCACCTCGCCTTACTCATTCCTGAACCACCTGAAGGAAACCGGGCGGCTGTATCCGTTCTACATCCGGGAGAACTTCTACCCGCTGCGGGCCGAATACAACCAGTACTGCCAGTGGGTGGCCGGCCAGCTCCCCAACGTGCGCTTCGGCACGGATGTCAACCGTGTCACCTTCGCCAACGGCGTGTATGAGCTGCACTGCCAGGGGCCCGGCGGCCCCGAGGTGGTCCGCGCCCGCCGGCTGGTGCTGGGCACCGGCACGTCCCCGCACATCCCCGAGGCTGCGGCCGGCATCACCGATGCGGGAGGGCTGGTGCTGCACAACTCCGAGTACCTGGCCCGGCGGGAGGAATTGGTGCGCCAGCCCAGCATCACGATCGTGGGCAGCGGGCAAAGCGCGGCCGAGATCTACCACGAGCTCCTTTCCGAGATCGACGTCCACGGCTACCAGCTGAACTGGGTGACCCGGTCCGGGCGGTTCTTCCCCCTGGAGTACAGCAAGCTGACCCTGGAGATGACCTCCCCCGAGTACGTGGACTACTTCCATGCCCTGCCGCCGCAGACCCGTGACCGGCTGAATGCCGAGCAAAAGAACCTCTACAAGGGGATCGACGCGGAGCTCATCAACGACATCCATGAGCTGCTGTACACCAAGAGCGTGGCCGGCCCCGTCCGCACCTCCCTGCTCACGAACGCCGCACTGACCGGCGCCGCCCACAACCCGGAGCCGGGAACCCACACGCTGGACTTCCACCACCACGAGGCCGGGGCGGACTTCACCCTGGAGAGTGCCGCCGTGGTGCTGGCCACCGGCTACTCCTACCGGGAACCGGCGTTCCTGGCCGGCATTGCCGGGCGGATCCGCCGCGATGCGGCCGGCCGCTTCGAGGTGGGACGCAACTACGGCGTTGGTGCCGTGGCGGAGGACATCTTCGTCCAAAACGCCGAACTCCACACCCATGGCTTCGTCACCCCCGACCTTGGCATGGCCGCCTACCGCAACTCCTGCATCATCCGCGCCATCACCGGCCGCGAGGTGTACCCCGTGGAGCGCGGCATCGCCTTCCAACACTTTGGCGTGCCGCAGCGGGCTGTGGTGACGGCATGA
- a CDS encoding pyridoxal phosphate-dependent decarboxylase family protein: MKLLPATQERPTAELEFGSGVERALAAGNHLFNSGNSDRYATEVLQGVNLVAATVARTTRPFTGATPAELAELVAAVDLEQTLEDTTAALAELETLYLRDAVYFHDTKYAAHLNCPVVIPALVGEAVLSAVNSSMDTWDQSAGATMIERRLIDWTADRLGLGPDSDGVFTSGGTQSNLQALLMARNHAVARLRRDPANAGLRLPALLERLRVFTSGASHFSIRKSASMLGLGYDAVVDVGCDENRRMDPALLAVELARCNAAGLVPMVVVATAGTTDFGTIDPLRDVAALSRAHGTWFHVDAAYGGGLIVSGRHRHLIDGIGLADSVTIDYHKTFFQPVSSSAILVRERANLGHVTYYADYLNPESAAQAKVPNQVDKSIQTTRRFDALKLWLTLRTMGADGVGALFDEAIDLAAGVGRDLAADPDFELAAGPELSTLVFRYRPAGTSESDADRLNPLIRSTVFASGEAVVAGTKVDGRHYLKFTLLNAETTLGDVRQIVELLRCTGAALNTRGVAA, from the coding sequence GTGAAACTTCTGCCCGCCACACAAGAGCGCCCCACCGCCGAGCTGGAATTCGGTTCAGGGGTGGAACGGGCCCTGGCCGCCGGAAACCACCTTTTCAACTCAGGCAATTCCGACCGCTACGCCACCGAGGTCCTGCAGGGCGTCAACCTCGTGGCCGCCACGGTGGCCCGCACCACCCGACCCTTTACCGGCGCGACGCCGGCCGAGCTGGCGGAGTTGGTGGCCGCCGTCGATCTTGAGCAGACGCTCGAGGACACCACCGCGGCCCTGGCGGAACTTGAAACGCTGTACCTGCGCGACGCCGTCTACTTCCACGACACCAAATACGCCGCCCATCTGAACTGCCCCGTCGTCATTCCGGCGCTCGTGGGCGAGGCCGTGCTGTCCGCCGTGAACTCCTCCATGGACACCTGGGACCAAAGCGCCGGCGCCACCATGATCGAGCGGCGGCTCATCGACTGGACCGCCGACCGCCTGGGTCTTGGCCCGGACAGCGACGGCGTGTTCACCAGCGGCGGCACGCAATCAAACCTCCAGGCGCTGCTCATGGCCCGCAACCACGCCGTGGCCCGGCTGCGCCGGGACCCCGCGAATGCCGGGCTGCGCCTGCCCGCCCTGTTGGAGCGCCTGCGCGTATTCACGTCCGGGGCCAGCCACTTCAGCATCCGCAAATCGGCGTCGATGCTGGGCCTGGGGTACGACGCCGTCGTCGACGTCGGCTGCGACGAGAACCGACGCATGGACCCGGCCCTGCTGGCCGTCGAGCTTGCCCGGTGCAATGCGGCGGGCCTGGTGCCCATGGTGGTGGTGGCCACGGCCGGCACCACCGATTTCGGCACGATCGACCCGCTCCGGGACGTGGCCGCGCTCAGCCGAGCCCACGGCACCTGGTTCCATGTGGACGCCGCCTATGGCGGCGGGCTGATCGTCTCGGGCCGCCACCGACACCTGATTGACGGTATCGGACTGGCCGACTCCGTCACGATCGACTACCACAAGACGTTCTTCCAGCCGGTCAGTTCCAGCGCCATCCTTGTCCGCGAGCGCGCCAACCTGGGCCACGTCACGTACTACGCCGACTACCTCAATCCGGAAAGCGCCGCCCAGGCCAAGGTGCCCAACCAGGTCGACAAGAGCATCCAGACCACGCGCCGCTTCGACGCGCTCAAGCTGTGGCTGACGCTTCGCACCATGGGCGCCGACGGGGTGGGCGCGCTCTTTGACGAGGCAATCGACCTGGCGGCCGGCGTCGGGAGGGACCTGGCCGCCGATCCCGACTTCGAGCTCGCGGCCGGCCCGGAGCTGAGTACCCTGGTGTTCCGGTACCGCCCTGCCGGGACGTCCGAGTCCGACGCCGACCGGCTGAATCCATTGATCCGTTCCACCGTCTTTGCCTCAGGGGAGGCCGTGGTGGCCGGAACGAAGGTCGATGGCAGGCATTACCTGAAATTCACTCTGCTCAATGCGGAGACGACGCTGGGTGACGTGCGCCAGATCGTCGAGTTGCTGCGCTGCACAGGTGCCGCCCTGAACACCCGGGGCGTCGCGGCATGA
- a CDS encoding response regulator, translated as MAADLPDIRVLVVDDEAIAAAAHSAYVERLDGFTVAATAHDGQGALHALKDAAEAGTPVDLVLLDMNLPDLHGLDVSRRIRSAGFAVDIIAITAVRELAIVRGAISAGIVQYLIKPFTFATFADKLSGYLEFRRHLAEQASQASQSGVDQAFASLRTPTDLPLPKGLSAPTLAAVTEFVRHQPGAVSATELVDPLGVSRVTARRYLEHLADTGTVLRSARYGTPGRPENEYRWNR; from the coding sequence ATGGCCGCTGACCTCCCCGACATCCGGGTCCTGGTGGTGGACGACGAAGCGATCGCGGCCGCCGCCCACTCCGCCTATGTGGAGCGGTTGGACGGCTTCACGGTGGCCGCCACGGCCCACGACGGGCAGGGCGCCCTGCACGCACTCAAGGACGCGGCCGAGGCCGGCACCCCGGTGGACCTGGTGTTGCTGGACATGAACCTGCCCGACCTCCACGGCCTGGACGTCAGCCGGCGCATCCGTTCGGCAGGGTTTGCCGTGGACATCATCGCCATCACGGCCGTGCGGGAACTGGCCATTGTGCGCGGTGCGATCTCCGCCGGGATCGTGCAGTACCTGATCAAGCCGTTCACCTTTGCCACGTTCGCGGACAAGCTTTCGGGCTACCTGGAATTCCGGCGGCATCTGGCCGAACAAGCCAGCCAGGCGTCCCAGAGCGGCGTGGACCAGGCCTTCGCGAGCCTGCGCACGCCCACCGATTTGCCGCTACCAAAGGGATTGTCGGCACCCACCCTTGCGGCCGTGACGGAGTTTGTCCGCCACCAGCCGGGCGCGGTCTCCGCCACCGAACTCGTGGACCCGCTGGGCGTTTCCCGCGTGACGGCACGGCGCTACCTGGAGCACCTCGCCGATACCGGCACGGTGCTGCGCTCGGCCCGTTACGGGACGCCGGGACGGCCCGAAAACGAATACCGCTGGAATCGCTGA
- a CDS encoding sensor histidine kinase, translated as MGFRNWSIARRLFAANLVFVLLLTAGVGGAAFLDAKSRSYAQAGQRMVTLASSIADNPLVVQAAGTADPSATLEPYALRVTADAGADFITIMAPDRTRWTHPNPAQIGKQYIGTIAPALAGRTFTETTAGTLGPSVRAVAPVKDAAGTVVALVAAGVTVSNLDVALNAQLPSIAGFAVVMLLAGALASWLLGRYLRRVTLGWGPEQLARLFVYYDSVLHSVHDGLVLVDGRGDLVMYNDQAAVLLGIPTRRERPGIPALSELNLTPSLAQLLSSGRRAEEELHLTDTHLLVVSQQPAVEPGPSRRGRQRSVGSVATLVDHTELQALDDELRSSKTLADALRAQTHEHANRIHTMVSLLELGRTEQALEFATADLAMTQQLADDVLNTVDEPVISALLMGKISQASERGIELRVRVDGGGAAGTLSAHDAVTVLGNLIDNAMDAADAGALPRWVEVFLDTTAAGTLLRVSDSGPGLDAEAAERLFHKGYTTKGADGYGRGIGLALVQQAVRRLGGTLTVRSTPGAEFTVALPPLPRTTSNPQKETDHGR; from the coding sequence ATGGGCTTCAGGAATTGGAGCATCGCCCGGCGGCTGTTTGCTGCAAACCTGGTGTTCGTGCTGCTGCTGACGGCGGGCGTTGGCGGCGCCGCGTTCCTGGATGCCAAGTCCCGCAGCTACGCCCAAGCCGGGCAGCGGATGGTGACGCTGGCCTCCAGCATTGCCGACAACCCGCTGGTGGTCCAGGCGGCCGGCACGGCCGATCCCTCGGCCACCCTGGAACCGTACGCGCTGCGCGTCACGGCCGATGCCGGCGCCGATTTCATCACCATCATGGCCCCGGACAGGACCCGGTGGACCCACCCCAACCCGGCCCAGATCGGCAAGCAGTACATCGGCACGATTGCCCCGGCACTGGCCGGGCGCACGTTCACCGAGACGACGGCGGGCACGCTGGGTCCCTCCGTGCGGGCCGTGGCGCCCGTGAAGGACGCCGCCGGCACGGTGGTGGCGCTGGTGGCGGCGGGCGTGACGGTCAGCAACCTCGATGTGGCCCTAAACGCCCAGCTGCCGTCCATTGCCGGGTTTGCCGTGGTCATGCTGCTGGCCGGGGCGCTCGCGTCCTGGCTGCTGGGCCGGTACCTGCGCCGGGTGACCCTGGGCTGGGGTCCGGAACAGCTGGCCCGCCTGTTCGTCTACTACGACTCCGTGCTGCACTCGGTCCACGACGGCCTGGTGCTGGTGGACGGCAGGGGCGATCTCGTCATGTACAACGATCAGGCCGCCGTACTGCTGGGCATTCCCACCCGGCGCGAACGCCCCGGCATCCCCGCGCTCTCGGAGCTTAACCTCACGCCAAGCCTTGCACAGCTGCTCTCCAGCGGGCGGCGCGCCGAGGAGGAACTCCACCTGACGGACACGCATCTTTTGGTGGTCAGCCAGCAGCCCGCCGTCGAGCCCGGCCCGTCCAGGCGCGGTCGGCAACGGTCCGTCGGCTCCGTCGCCACCCTGGTCGACCACACCGAACTGCAGGCCCTCGACGACGAACTGCGCTCCAGCAAGACCCTCGCGGACGCACTGCGCGCCCAAACCCATGAACACGCGAACCGCATCCACACCATGGTTTCGCTGCTTGAGTTGGGGCGCACTGAGCAGGCGCTGGAGTTTGCCACGGCGGACCTCGCCATGACCCAGCAGCTGGCCGACGACGTCCTGAACACGGTGGACGAGCCGGTCATCAGCGCCTTGTTGATGGGCAAGATCTCCCAGGCCTCCGAGCGCGGCATCGAGCTCCGGGTGCGGGTGGACGGCGGCGGGGCGGCCGGCACCCTGTCCGCCCACGACGCCGTGACCGTGCTGGGCAACCTGATCGACAACGCCATGGACGCCGCCGACGCCGGTGCGTTGCCCCGCTGGGTGGAGGTGTTCCTGGATACGACGGCGGCAGGCACGCTCCTGCGGGTCTCCGACAGTGGCCCGGGCCTGGACGCCGAAGCAGCCGAACGGCTGTTCCACAAGGGGTACACGACCAAGGGCGCCGACGGCTATGGCCGCGGGATCGGCCTGGCGCTCGTGCAGCAGGCCGTCCGCCGGCTGGGCGGCACTCTCACCGTCCGCAGCACCCCCGGCGCCGAATTCACCGTGGCCCTGCCACCGCTCCCCCGCACCACATCCAACCCCCAGAAGGAAACCGACCATGGCCGCTGA